The Oscarella lobularis chromosome 4, ooOscLobu1.1, whole genome shotgun sequence nucleotide sequence GTGCCCGGTGAGCGTGCGCGCGAGTGCGCGCGTTTTCACGTTCCACAACTTGATCGTCGAGTCGCGATGCCCGGACGCGATGCAACGCGACGAGCCGACGAACGCCACGCATTCGGCGTCGCTCGTCTGAAATACGCGCGTCCCAAGTCTTCCAAAGGGTTTCGAGATTATCGCGAATTACGTTTGCTATTGTGTGCGTGGAGAAATTCGATGTTTGGACGAGTTTTACTTCTCCGGCGGCGTAGGTGAGAAAACTGCCTGCAGGAGTACGCGAATGAGGGGAATTGCGCGCGCGAGAGGGTCTCGTTTACCGCTTCGATTCCATCGAATGGATGTGCACGGTTTTCCCGTGTGCATTTGGACGGGGATCGATTGCTGGGGTTTCGTCAGCTCGGACGGGATCCATACGTTGATGGATTCGCCGCAACTTGCGAATCGGTACTCTTTTGACGCCATGGCGAGCGACAAATCGCTGAAGGGGCCGATTCGAATTTTTCAGGAAACGCGCGCTATACGAAGGAGCGACGATCATGTTCGGTACTGTACAGCACTTCGAGAAACTGATGCCTATGCCGAACCGCATTCTATTAGATGCGATACATTTCTGCAGCTAAATTTGTTCTACAGTGCTTTGTATATACCAACCACTGGTCCTCTACCACGTGATGGCCTAGCTGTTGTCATGGAGACTGAAGATCTTGGCCTCCGCCGTTTGTTTCGGCCTTCTATCGCTCACTTGAGCGTCAAAGAACAGCTGAAACTATGCCCACCACGAGATCTTGGAAAGACAAAACTCTAcagaacggcggcgaaaatttGGGGCTCCCCGAAGCGGACGCGAgttctcgtcgctcgatcgGAACCAGAGAAGGAGATTCGGGTGAACGAGACGGCAAAAACGATAGCAGTGACGCCAGAAAAGTCAACTAAAGTGACCGAAAAGGACGAAATTGGCGAATATCGACAATGGATGGAGGAAAGACGAAAACTTCGCGGCGATCTCGACTCGTTGGGCCTCAGCGAGACGTGGCTGCGATCGAAACGCAACAAAACGGAGACGGAGAAGCGCGTACTAGAACAGATGATGCGACGCGTCTCCATAACCGAAGAACCAGAGAagaaggcaagaaaaaaaagagcgtAGTGCGAGTTTTTTCTcctatcgtcgttttcaggtTGTCACGCCCACTTCGCCCAAGCAGAAgagtcgctcgcgcgcgcgtcccGCGCGTCGTCCGCGTCTCGATCTTCCACTACCCGACGCTCTGGCCGtcatcgacgatttcgttcagaaaaatcgtctccgactcgtcgatttgttcGCGCGCTTCGATAAGGACAAGAATTGGCGCGTATCGAAAgccgaatttcgtcgcgttttcaaACTCGCCAAAATTCCCGTCAACGATCGCCAATTGGACAATCTCGTCCTCGCGCTCGATAAGAACGAGGACAACACGCTCGATTATAGAGAACTCGTGCGCGGACGCGATTCGCTCCGAAAACTCTGGCGAAAACAAGAACGGGAGAAAATCGATTGTAACGCGTCGCCagtgtcgacgtcgtcgctattGGAAACGCCCACGTTTGAGCCACCGCCCACGCAATCGCCCTTGCTCGTTGTTCCGCACGTGACGGTTTCCGAAAAGGTCGAGACGGTGAGTCGCGAGGTGAAGCTGGCGGAGAGAAAGCGCGTTCGGCGATTGAGgcagaagaaggagaaggcggGTGAGATTTCGAAGAAGGAGGTGGCATCCGTGCGACTGGAACGGCATTGTGCTGGATCAACTGTCGGGGGAGCGTTTGGAGAAGCAATTGACGCGTATCGAGAGACTGTGAAGCGGGAATATGAGCGAGCCGTGCATCTCTGTCGAATGTATGGGATTGCACTCAGTAAGGAAACGTTGGAAAAAGGTATTGTTGACCCACTCCGGTTGACTTTTTATATGTGAGTGTTATAGCACTTCTACACGTTGGTGACCGATCTGTGGCCGAGTGTCGGGCGCACTTGCGTCAGCCAGGAATGGCTCTCTTATCACGCGATGACTTGGCGGACCCAGGTCTGAAGGGAAAGACTCTTTGTATTCACATTCGATTTATTCTTGTAGATTCTGAGTATCGCAAGTTTGACAGTCGGTCGCATTCGTCGCGTCATCGCTTCAGTAGTCCGTTGATAGAGCAAAAACGCGTGAAATTGTCGACGGGTTGGGCCAGAGTGAGAGCAAAGACCGACTGCTGGTTGACGTATGACGAATACGAAGCACTTACAAGGTGAAGCAATCAAATAAAAGAAACCCTTTCTCGATTGTCGTATTTAGGGATCTTCGTCCAAAGTTTGAACACACGTGGAAGGATCGTCCTATTGATACAAATGCATTTTGGCCTGGCTCTTTGTTGGACTGCTTGCGCGTTTATCTGCCCGCGAGCACCACTAAAAAGTCTGCTTCAGTGGACAACGTATTCACGCCGGTCACCAGACCTCTGAGAAACACTGATTCATTAACGACAAGTTACTTGGACTCCGGCCTGTGGCCTATGAACGACGCTGGTTACGTTCAACacggaggaaaaggaaaaaaacaatatcaATTGTGAATTTGTAAATTTGGCACTTT carries:
- the LOC136185726 gene encoding EF-hand calcium-binding domain-containing protein 12-like, whose product is MASDKSLKGPIRIFQETRAIRRSDDHVRCDTFLQLNLFYSALYIPTTGPLPRDGLAVVMETEDLGLRRLFRPSIAHLSVKEQLKLCPPRDLGKTKLYRTAAKIWGSPKRTRVLVARSEPEKEIRVNETAKTIAVTPEKSTKVTEKDEIGEYRQWMEERRKLRGDLDSLGLSETWLRSKRNKTETEKRVLEQMMRRVSITEEPEKKVVTPTSPKQKSRSRARPARRPRLDLPLPDALAVIDDFVQKNRLRLVDLFARFDKDKNWRVSKAEFRRVFKLAKIPVNDRQLDNLVLALDKNEDNTLDYRELVRGRDSLRKLWRKQEREKIDCNASPVSTSSLLETPTFEPPPTQSPLLVVPHVTVSEKVETVSREVKLAERKRVRRLRQKKEKAGEISKKEVASVRLERHCAGSTVGGAFGEAIDAYRETVKREYERAVHLCRMYGIALSKETLEKALLHVGDRSVAECRAHLRQPGMALLSRDDLADPDSEYRKFDSRSHSSRHRFSSPLIEQKRVKLSTGWARVRAKTDCWLTYDEYEALTRDLRPKFEHTWKDRPIDTNAFWPGSLLDCLRVYLPASTTKKSASVDNVFTPVTRPLRNTDSLTTSYLDSGLWPMNDAGYVQHGGKGKKQYQL